Proteins encoded by one window of Haliotis asinina isolate JCU_RB_2024 chromosome 6, JCU_Hal_asi_v2, whole genome shotgun sequence:
- the LOC137286432 gene encoding probable G-protein coupled receptor 139 — protein MDYVDIVILLVSTGIVLCLLGIIGNSISVYVLSKLNSKPLRLLRYLNVVVIALLVMIVFALMTVVLEIERLVPGTLNVFLCIAPLFSTLQTFGAYLTVFIAFVRCLAVTMPFRFSTCMRDSVQNKLLVAIAVFSLLFNVPVFLLWILIFSDSFSFVLVFLHFHATYLSLVFSCILPILVIVICNVILVVSRCKMRSVTLHNDECRSPGIRRNRGAFQLTCLVLTITVMFIATHGPLGVYKFVTLTSDISSKVTLHVVLFSIFMTIINSATNFIFYCLIGSEFRTTLISLCKKTPCFNTRRNRPIPLSAM, from the coding sequence ATGGATTATGTAGACATCGTGATTCTGTTAGTATCTACTGGAATAGTGTTGTGTTTGCTGGGCATTATTGGAAACTCAATAAGCGTGTATGTTCTCTCCAAATTGAATTCAAAGCCATTACGACTGCTGCGGTACCTCAATGTTGTGGTTATAGCACTGTTAGTGATGATCGTTTTTGCGCTTATGACGGTTGTCCTTGAAATTGAACGACTGGTGCCTGGTACTTTGAACGTGTTTCTTTGTATAGCACCATTGTTTTCTACACTTCAAACGTTTGGAGCATACCTGACTGTATTCATAGCATTTGTGAGATGTCTGGCCGTGACAATGCCTTTTAGATTCTCCACTTGTATGCGTGATTCTGTTCAAAACAAGCTGCTCGTAGCTATTGCAGTGTTTTCTCTGTTATTCAACGTACCCGTCTTTCTCCTGTGGATCCTTATCTTTTCGGATTCATTCTCCTTTGTGCTGGTGTTTCTTCATTTTCACGCCACGTACCTTAGTCTGGTATTTTCATGCATTCTCCCTATACTCGTCATCGTCATCTGCAACGTCATCCTCGTGGTTTCCAGATGTAAAATGAGATCAGTAACCCTTCACAATGACGAATGTAGATCCCCTGGCATACGACGCAATCGCGGCGCATTTCAGCTGACATGCCTTGTTCTTACAATAACTGTAATGTTTATTGCCACTCATGGTCCTTTGGGCGTTTACAAATTTGTTACTTTAACGTCTGACATTTCCTCTAAAGTAACTCtccatgttgttttgttttcaatttttatGACAATCATAAACAGTGCTACTAACTTCATTTTCTACTGCTTAATCGGTAGTGAATTCAGAACCACCTTAATATCTCTGTGCAAGAAGACGCCTTGTTTTAACACAAGAAGAAACAGGCCTATTCCCTTGTCAGCAATGTAG
- the LOC137286842 gene encoding FMRFamide peptide receptor frpr-18-like, protein MDFEDILILLVSIGIVLCLLGIIGNSISVYVLSKLNSKPLRLLRYLNVVDIGLLVIICFALMAGILEREGLVSDTFKVYICLAPFFSTLQTFGAYLTVLIAFVRCLAVAMPFRFSTCMRDSVQNKLLVAIAVFSLLFNVPVFLLWMLVFSDSFYFVREVVEFHATYLSLVFSCILPILVIVICNVILVVFRCRMRSLTRHKDESRSPETRRGRGAFQLTCLVLAITAMFIATHGPVGVYKFVVLTSDISRDITLHVVPFSILMTIINSATNFIFYSLIGSEFRTTLISLCKKRPCFNTRRNSRMPVSSV, encoded by the coding sequence ATGGattttgaagatatcttgatcCTGTTAGTATCTATTGGAATAGTGTTGTGTTTGCTGGGCATTATTGGAAACTCAATAAGCGTGTATGTTCTCTCCAAATTGAATTCAAAGCCATTACGACTCCTGAGGTACCTCAATGTTGTGGATATAGGACTGTTAGTGATCATCTGTTTCGCGCTTATGGCTGGTATCCTTGAAAGAGAAGGACTGGTGTCTGATACTTTCAAAGTGTATATTTGTCTAGCACCATTTTTTTCTACACTTCAAACGTTTGGAGCATACCTGACTGTATTGATAGCATTTGTGAGATGTCTGGCAGTGGCAATGCCTTTTAGATTCTCCACTTGTATGCGTGATTCTGTTCAAAACAAGCTGCTCGTAGCTATTGCAGTGTTTTCTCTGTTATTCAACGTGCCCGTCTTTCTCCTGTGGATGCTTGTTTTTTCGGATTCATTCTACTTTGTGCGGGAGGTTGTTGAATTTCACGCCACGTACCTTAGTCTGGTATTTTCATGCATTCTCCCTATACTCGTCATCGTCATCTGCAACGTCATCCTCGTGGTTTTCAGATGTAGAATGAGATCGTTAACACGTCACAAGGACGAAAGTAGATCCCCCGAAACTCGACGCGGTCGGGGCGCCTTTCAGCTGACATGCCTTGTTCTTGCAATAACTGCAATGTTTATTGCCACTCACGGACCTGTAGGAGTTTAcaaatttgttgttttaacatcTGATATTTCCCGTGACATAACTCTCCATGTTGTTCCGTTTTCAATTTTGATGACAATCATAAACAGTGCTACTAACTTCATATTCTACAGCTTAATCGGTAGTGAATTCAGAACCACCTTAATATCTCTGTGCAAGAAGAGGCCTTGTTTCAACACAAGAAGAAACAGCCGAATGCCCGTGTCATCAGTGTAG